In Treponema denticola, one genomic interval encodes:
- a CDS encoding dual OB domain-containing protein yields the protein MKKTFICLANSRKNSGYCVAGKLIDNFNWIRPISNRSTEEISEIEMRFENGELPKLLDIIALEIKAQKPNQFQSENNLIDTASYWVKTGSFVANKLSTICDDPCNIWKNLNSSYQGINDRISSENTKHISHSLVLLKLHESKILVRVEGAEFNNAKRKVRLQFELDNKKYILPITHPEIERQYLSGKNGEYTISREHYVTISLGLPHADGFCYLFAAAIIL from the coding sequence ATGAAAAAAACGTTTATTTGTCTAGCTAATAGCCGAAAAAATTCTGGTTATTGTGTTGCAGGTAAATTAATTGACAATTTCAATTGGATTAGGCCAATTAGCAATCGATCTACAGAAGAAATATCAGAAATTGAGATGCGTTTTGAAAATGGAGAATTGCCAAAACTGCTAGATATAATAGCTTTAGAAATAAAAGCCCAAAAACCAAATCAGTTTCAAAGTGAAAATAATCTCATAGATACTGCTTCCTATTGGGTAAAGACTGGTAGTTTTGTAGCTAATAAATTAAGTACAATTTGTGATGATCCATGTAATATCTGGAAAAATCTTAATTCGTCTTATCAAGGAATTAACGATAGAATAAGTTCAGAAAATACAAAGCATATTTCGCATTCGCTTGTTTTATTAAAGCTTCATGAAAGCAAGATACTTGTACGTGTTGAAGGTGCTGAATTCAATAATGCTAAAAGGAAAGTTAGATTACAATTCGAGCTTGATAATAAGAAATATATACTTCCAATTACGCATCCAGAGATTGAAAGGCAATATTTGAGTGGTAAGAATGGTGAGTATACCATTTCAAGAGAGCACTATGTTACAATTAGCCTAGGATTACCACATGCAGATGGATTTTGTTACTTATTTGCAGCAGCAATAATACTATGA
- a CDS encoding DUF488 domain-containing protein, with protein sequence MKTLYSIGYSSYNIEVFINILKSMHIDAIVDVRSSPYSRYKPEYNKETLKQKLLDNNIYYVFLGSELGARSEDDTCYIGDRADYSRISKTDNFKKGVNRLINGLEKYTIALMCAEIDPLRCHRNILVCRSIRKYNVNISHILDNGRIETNDSAETRLVSEYSMNKNDMFMTEEEVIESAYDRRSLEIAYKRSNNDNEYEG encoded by the coding sequence ATGAAAACTCTCTATTCCATTGGGTATTCATCATATAATATTGAGGTCTTTATAAACATTTTAAAATCTATGCACATAGATGCTATTGTTGACGTTCGTTCTTCACCATACAGTCGCTATAAGCCTGAATATAATAAGGAGACTCTTAAGCAAAAACTTTTAGATAATAATATTTACTATGTTTTCTTAGGCAGTGAATTGGGTGCCAGATCGGAAGACGATACGTGCTACATTGGAGATAGGGCAGATTATTCACGAATCTCTAAAACAGATAATTTTAAGAAGGGAGTTAACAGACTGATTAATGGACTTGAGAAATATACGATTGCATTAATGTGTGCTGAAATTGATCCGCTTCGATGCCATAGGAATATATTGGTATGTCGCTCAATTAGGAAATACAATGTCAATATTTCTCATATTTTAGACAATGGAAGAATTGAGACTAATGACTCCGCGGAAACACGTTTGGTAAGTGAATATTCGATGAATAAGAATGATATGTTTATGACGGAAGAAGAAGTTATTGAGAGTGCTTATGACAGAAGAAGCTTAGAGATAGCTTATAAGAGGAGTAATAATGATAACGAATATGAAGGCTAA
- a CDS encoding AIPR family protein, with the protein MSLLTNEIEKIKKSITNTLPDDRIFSYVILKNFWFEQDQVSDFEDFVTDSKDDGGIDFVYFDDENQRVIIGQSKYTSSLEANTVLAEINKMSSTIENFKKGHTGNYNSKVKTILQNALDRLPDDSTENIDYYIYTSSTINEQNIYKKIKNNIDERIYDRINLVSVESIERKIEENITEIQTVNYEKMKIDNANNCLRYETEKTKGVLVNLSSISLISLYNKYAAKGLFDLNIRKYINNTLDKDRPEFWFLNNGIIIACDSFDIDGNTINLEKFSIVNGGQTTYLIGNYKGANSNEFFIPCKIVCSKDPKYTLQFYSKIAEATNSQKPIFQRDIKSNSNEMKRLQTMLDDNNIYLEIKRGKITSKKKYEYKIKNDELAQLIMSFVYQKPGTARSGKKEIFENPAYYNQIFMQNYDKDPDRKQFIIDLIKMNYRYIQLSNKIIEGLDPGEKEVFKNAKQMLFGILGALYRIINSDLTPQNLINDISIIRSQTFVYDSFISNYCADDLDEKFINLITIIVQCLTENYIECANRNECSSVSNFFKTDKKYQENILLNFIKDFDRKKTTQREINENAIFLKR; encoded by the coding sequence ATGAGTTTATTAACAAATGAAATTGAAAAAATTAAAAAAAGTATTACTAACACTCTTCCTGATGATAGAATTTTTTCGTATGTAATATTAAAGAATTTTTGGTTTGAACAAGATCAAGTATCTGACTTTGAAGATTTTGTAACAGATTCAAAAGATGATGGAGGTATTGATTTTGTTTATTTTGACGATGAAAATCAGAGAGTAATAATCGGTCAATCAAAGTATACTTCTTCATTAGAAGCAAATACTGTTCTTGCTGAAATCAATAAAATGTCATCAACTATCGAAAATTTCAAAAAAGGACATACTGGTAATTATAATTCTAAAGTGAAAACAATTTTACAAAATGCATTAGATAGACTTCCTGATGACTCTACAGAAAATATTGACTATTACATATATACTTCTTCAACTATAAATGAACAGAATATCTATAAAAAAATTAAAAATAATATTGACGAAAGAATATATGATAGAATTAATCTTGTTTCTGTTGAATCAATTGAAAGAAAAATTGAAGAAAATATTACTGAAATTCAAACTGTTAATTATGAGAAAATGAAGATTGATAATGCAAATAATTGTCTTAGATATGAAACAGAAAAAACAAAAGGTGTTTTAGTAAATTTGTCATCTATTTCACTAATTAGCTTATATAACAAATATGCAGCAAAAGGTTTGTTTGATCTCAATATTCGTAAATATATAAATAATACTTTAGATAAAGATCGTCCTGAATTTTGGTTTTTAAATAATGGTATTATTATTGCGTGTGACTCTTTTGACATTGATGGTAATACAATAAATCTTGAAAAATTTTCAATAGTTAATGGTGGTCAAACTACATATTTAATAGGAAACTACAAAGGAGCAAATTCAAATGAGTTTTTTATCCCTTGTAAAATCGTTTGTTCAAAGGATCCAAAATATACACTTCAGTTCTATTCCAAAATTGCAGAAGCAACTAATTCCCAAAAACCAATTTTTCAACGAGATATTAAATCAAATTCAAATGAAATGAAACGATTACAAACAATGCTTGATGATAATAATATATATTTAGAAATAAAACGTGGAAAAATCACTTCAAAAAAGAAATATGAATATAAAATAAAAAATGATGAATTAGCTCAATTGATAATGTCATTTGTTTATCAAAAACCTGGAACAGCTAGATCTGGAAAAAAAGAAATTTTTGAAAATCCTGCTTATTATAATCAAATTTTTATGCAAAATTATGACAAAGATCCAGATAGAAAACAATTTATTATTGATCTCATAAAAATGAATTATAGATATATTCAACTTTCAAATAAAATTATTGAAGGACTTGACCCAGGAGAAAAGGAAGTTTTTAAAAATGCCAAGCAAATGCTCTTTGGAATTTTAGGTGCTTTATATAGAATAATTAATAGCGATTTAACTCCACAAAATTTGATTAATGATATTTCTATTATAAGAAGTCAAACTTTTGTTTATGACTCATTTATTTCAAATTATTGTGCAGACGATTTAGATGAAAAATTTATAAACTTAATTACTATAATAGTTCAATGTTTAACAGAAAATTATATTGAATGTGCTAATAGAAATGAATGTTCAAGTGTAAGCAATTTCTTTAAAACAGATAAAAAATATCAAGAAAATATATTACTTAACTTTATAAAGGACTTTGACAGAAAAAAAACTACTCAGAGAGAAATTAATGAGAATGCAATATTCTTAAAAAGGTAA
- a CDS encoding type II toxin-antitoxin system HicB family antitoxin translates to MKLAYPAIITYCEEDNSYSIEFPDLQGCVSGGFSLIEAIEMGIDAASGWILTEIEEGNAVPKASEPTKIKLPDNKSFINMLILDMDSYSEKYSSKCVRKNITLPKWVNTLAEKNNVNFSQLLQNTIVEKYVGVM, encoded by the coding sequence ATGAAATTAGCATATCCGGCAATAATAACATATTGTGAAGAAGATAATAGTTATAGTATAGAATTTCCCGATTTGCAAGGCTGTGTTTCCGGAGGATTTTCTCTTATAGAAGCGATAGAGATGGGAATAGATGCGGCATCAGGGTGGATATTAACAGAAATCGAGGAAGGAAATGCTGTTCCAAAAGCAAGTGAACCTACAAAAATAAAACTACCTGATAATAAAAGTTTTATAAATATGCTTATTTTAGATATGGATTCGTATAGTGAAAAATACTCAAGCAAATGTGTAAGAAAGAATATAACGCTTCCAAAATGGGTGAATACGCTTGCAGAAAAAAATAATGTAAATTTTTCACAATTATTACAGAACACGATAGTAGAAAAATATGTAGGTGTTATGTAA
- a CDS encoding SAP domain-containing protein: protein MTIKEFENKYWYMSELKELAKSLKIPFDSKTRKDQLEEMISQFLQTGIVSKKNSSKIKSCNVDILDLNSFVDNFRNTKETWKFINTEMDKRAPGLKIKSGAKYWLNRWIENKLSHGEKITYNDVICEYIRLNKTEGKLPQIPSCKFNNFISDYLANEKNATREDALEAWKKLKDMKIKKDYITWKKNKNT from the coding sequence ATGACAATAAAAGAATTTGAGAATAAATATTGGTATATGAGTGAGCTTAAAGAGTTGGCAAAATCGCTAAAAATTCCATTTGATTCAAAAACTCGAAAGGATCAGCTTGAAGAAATGATTTCTCAATTTTTGCAAACAGGAATTGTGAGTAAAAAAAATAGCAGTAAGATTAAAAGTTGTAATGTAGATATATTGGATTTAAATAGTTTTGTTGACAATTTTAGAAACACAAAAGAAACATGGAAATTTATAAATACTGAAATGGATAAACGAGCACCTGGTCTGAAAATAAAATCAGGAGCAAAATATTGGCTTAATCGCTGGATAGAAAATAAACTTTCTCATGGCGAAAAAATAACGTATAATGATGTCATTTGTGAATATATTCGTTTAAATAAAACTGAAGGAAAACTTCCGCAAATCCCGTCCTGTAAATTTAATAACTTTATAAGTGATTATCTGGCAAATGAAAAAAATGCAACAAGAGAAGATGCTTTGGAAGCGTGGAAAAAACTAAAAGATATGAAGATAAAAAAAGATTATATAACATGGAAAAAGAATAAAAATACATAA
- a CDS encoding DnaJ domain-containing protein — MFDFINKLQGKPTKKERLAQEEKVKKEQEKLEQKIREQTIDKSIELSVGTQKKNLDVQKDLVELTKENHDLATKNYELNQQMKMMIDEYEKREALLKEKENLLHNRERDLESKHKEADERFSQIRKEEIFIEGRKSDLSRNEDRVNKKDRDLDQEREDIKQERKDIKEREKESDKAKEKYENLKEELEKDKEEIKREKEETERLNKQAKEYEAEASAIYEKAKVIDDEIKQKEEDFERKRKEIEDSLNEKIAEYDRKIAELDIAREAVKDINFDSTEEGKTAKIVVKEAIRQALKSVEDIEKRFTELNEKYCEGTFKGFATPIEEIDNSFKELKAQFEQIKAHAEENELIDDLSDWIDFIAECILKADEEIKKWEFSEGYRNILFGLASCKNYEQLLTILNSWSGGAEENSESEESKKPFVDYYEVLEVDENATEKEIKKAYHKLSKKYHPDKQHGKTEEEKAEAEQKMKELNEAQEVLLDKNKRQKFDEERKKHKNKE; from the coding sequence ATGTTTGATTTTATAAATAAATTACAAGGTAAACCAACAAAAAAAGAACGCTTAGCTCAAGAAGAAAAAGTAAAAAAAGAACAAGAAAAGCTTGAGCAAAAAATTCGCGAACAAACAATAGATAAAAGTATTGAATTGTCGGTTGGAACTCAAAAGAAAAATCTTGATGTTCAAAAAGATCTGGTGGAATTAACAAAAGAAAATCACGATCTTGCCACAAAAAATTATGAGCTTAATCAGCAAATGAAAATGATGATTGATGAATACGAAAAGCGTGAAGCTCTATTAAAAGAAAAAGAAAATTTATTACATAATCGTGAAAGAGATTTAGAGAGTAAACACAAAGAAGCAGATGAACGCTTTTCGCAAATAAGAAAAGAGGAAATTTTCATTGAAGGTAGAAAAAGCGATTTAAGCAGAAATGAAGATAGAGTAAATAAAAAAGACAGAGACTTAGACCAAGAACGTGAAGATATAAAACAAGAGCGCAAGGATATTAAAGAACGAGAAAAAGAGTCGGATAAAGCAAAAGAAAAATATGAAAATTTAAAAGAAGAATTAGAAAAAGATAAAGAAGAAATAAAACGAGAAAAGGAAGAAACCGAAAGGCTAAATAAGCAAGCTAAAGAATATGAAGCAGAAGCGTCTGCAATTTATGAAAAAGCAAAAGTAATTGATGATGAAATAAAACAAAAAGAAGAAGATTTTGAACGTAAACGAAAAGAAATAGAAGATAGCCTAAACGAAAAAATTGCAGAATACGACCGAAAAATTGCTGAATTAGATATAGCTCGTGAGGCAGTTAAAGACATAAATTTTGATTCAACAGAAGAAGGTAAAACCGCCAAAATAGTTGTTAAAGAAGCAATTCGACAAGCGTTAAAATCTGTGGAAGATATAGAAAAACGATTTACCGAACTTAACGAAAAATATTGTGAAGGTACTTTCAAGGGATTTGCAACTCCAATAGAAGAAATAGATAATTCGTTTAAAGAACTGAAAGCTCAATTTGAACAAATAAAAGCACATGCTGAAGAAAATGAACTTATTGATGATCTTTCTGATTGGATTGATTTTATTGCAGAGTGCATTCTTAAAGCAGATGAAGAAATAAAAAAGTGGGAATTTTCGGAAGGCTACAGAAATATTCTCTTTGGTTTAGCATCATGTAAAAATTATGAACAACTTTTAACAATTTTAAATAGTTGGAGCGGTGGAGCCGAAGAAAATTCCGAAAGTGAAGAAAGTAAAAAGCCTTTTGTAGACTATTATGAGGTTTTAGAAGTGGATGAAAATGCAACAGAAAAAGAAATAAAAAAGGCATATCATAAGCTTTCAAAAAAATACCATCCCGATAAGCAGCATGGTAAAACTGAAGAAGAGAAAGCCGAGGCTGAACAAAAGATGAAAGAACTGAATGAAGCTCAAGAGGTTTTATTGGACAAAAATAAACGACAAAAATTTGATGAAGAAAGAAAAAAACATAAAAATAAGGAGTAA
- a CDS encoding plasmid fertility inhibition factor family protein has translation MKKIDGLNIYRNTNGRIIFELIGNKKYYMSSCEKLFIIIEATYFDRQWKKTNFKIQKIVANIKDKKDDCKYQDAKEGFAHGENNPVPVVNIDIKIENNNDIIPTLCNGLTRTNFLLANNVKYLVFSISKKLLLDDADSYFFIKNDEI, from the coding sequence ATGAAAAAAATAGATGGTTTAAATATTTATAGAAATACAAATGGCCGTATTATTTTTGAACTTATTGGAAATAAAAAATATTATATGAGTTCATGTGAAAAATTATTTATAATTATTGAAGCTACTTATTTCGACAGACAGTGGAAAAAAACTAATTTTAAAATACAAAAAATAGTAGCAAATATTAAAGATAAGAAAGATGATTGTAAATATCAAGATGCGAAGGAAGGATTTGCTCATGGAGAGAATAACCCTGTTCCTGTTGTAAATATTGATATTAAAATAGAAAATAATAACGATATCATACCTACACTGTGCAATGGTTTAACAAGAACAAATTTCTTATTAGCTAATAATGTAAAATATTTAGTTTTCAGTATATCTAAAAAATTATTATTAGATGATGCTGATTCATATTTTTTTATAAAAAACGATGAAATATAA
- a CDS encoding AraC family transcriptional regulator, translated as MNSIQSFNRTIDYIESTLDAEPDEKEIMNLSRYSYPLFSRIFSILVGYPLNEYIRLRKLSRAAADLRNGNEKVIDIAFRYGYESPDSFAAAFKKFHGVSPSEVRNGKSFKLFSSVKLSLTVNGGQTMEIRIEKEKAFSIAGLCIQSNQTTDFPKVWNDLFNKASHEELITMGNGQSYGSCYEVKDCNSFNYMAGYDCTDEQKAETFGLSVMHIPEAEYAVVQLKGPVPDCIHQGWKYVMDTFFPEQGYRHAGTPDVEVYKEGDMYDKNYNMELWVPITKE; from the coding sequence ATGAACAGTATTCAATCATTTAACAGGACAATAGACTACATCGAAAGTACTCTCGATGCTGAACCGGATGAAAAAGAAATTATGAATCTATCCCGATATTCATATCCTTTGTTCAGCAGGATATTTTCGATACTGGTCGGTTATCCTTTAAATGAGTATATCCGTTTGCGAAAGCTGAGCCGCGCTGCCGCCGATTTAAGAAACGGCAATGAGAAAGTGATAGATATAGCATTTAGGTATGGCTATGAATCGCCCGATTCTTTTGCTGCCGCTTTTAAAAAATTCCACGGCGTAAGTCCGAGCGAAGTGAGGAACGGAAAAAGCTTTAAATTATTTTCTTCTGTAAAATTATCTTTAACCGTTAATGGAGGACAAACTATGGAAATTAGAATTGAAAAGGAAAAAGCGTTTTCGATTGCAGGCTTATGCATTCAGTCTAATCAAACAACCGATTTCCCGAAAGTGTGGAATGATTTATTTAATAAGGCTTCTCATGAGGAACTTATTACTATGGGAAACGGGCAAAGCTACGGTTCATGCTATGAGGTAAAAGATTGCAATTCCTTTAATTACATGGCAGGATATGATTGTACCGACGAGCAAAAAGCCGAAACATTCGGTTTATCCGTCATGCACATTCCCGAAGCCGAGTACGCTGTCGTACAATTAAAAGGTCCAGTGCCCGACTGTATTCATCAAGGCTGGAAATATGTTATGGATACTTTCTTCCCGGAACAGGGTTATCGGCACGCCGGCACTCCTGATGTTGAAGTTTACAAAGAGGGAGATATGTACGATAAAAATTACAATATGGAATTGTGGGTGCCGATTACAAAAGAGTGA
- a CDS encoding VWA domain-containing protein encodes MSKEKLNLPALTGKKGIAKQSGGGVKKISSLNLSKKVAVDNILKEEGSTLQEELIDKNRGLDLILVGDLTTSMTNYHELLKRKFKELCIEMFKLIENLRIGIIFYLDYDEGLPYITSVCQPCSDIEKLANFIETTPVLRSGNSTDDEAVEEALHDLLQNIRWKELHNRSVVLFGDASPHEQYNCPKKRDFWELTKSLYHANTTINSVFCGHGRKMQNYPIEIGDFDTPIEYLVANQFFSWIANVTGGMAINIENVDDLIDIIITSAAKDAGKLADLEAKVKAEPRKLNLIKIAKEAESRKISYTKNRKLLE; translated from the coding sequence ATGTCAAAAGAAAAATTAAACTTACCAGCACTTACTGGTAAAAAGGGAATAGCAAAACAATCAGGTGGTGGGGTAAAAAAAATTAGTTCGCTCAATCTATCGAAAAAAGTGGCGGTAGATAATATTTTGAAAGAAGAAGGCTCAACACTACAAGAGGAGTTGATAGATAAAAATAGAGGCTTAGATTTAATTTTAGTTGGCGATTTAACTACATCAATGACAAATTATCACGAATTATTGAAAAGAAAATTTAAAGAGTTGTGTATTGAAATGTTTAAACTGATAGAAAATTTGCGAATTGGAATAATTTTTTATTTGGACTATGACGAAGGGTTACCTTATATCACATCAGTATGTCAACCTTGTTCAGATATTGAAAAACTAGCTAACTTTATAGAGACAACACCTGTTTTGCGCAGTGGAAATAGTACTGATGATGAAGCAGTTGAAGAAGCCTTACATGATCTATTGCAAAACATACGTTGGAAAGAATTGCATAATCGTTCTGTTGTTTTGTTTGGTGACGCGAGCCCTCATGAACAGTATAATTGCCCTAAAAAACGCGATTTTTGGGAATTAACAAAAAGCTTGTATCATGCAAATACAACAATAAACAGTGTGTTTTGTGGTCATGGTAGAAAAATGCAAAACTATCCAATAGAGATTGGCGATTTTGACACGCCTATTGAATATTTAGTTGCTAATCAATTTTTTTCATGGATTGCAAATGTTACTGGAGGTATGGCAATAAATATTGAAAATGTTGATGATTTAATTGATATCATTATTACTTCGGCAGCTAAAGATGCAGGCAAACTCGCTGACTTGGAAGCAAAAGTAAAAGCAGAACCCAGAAAACTCAATC
- a CDS encoding DUF488 domain-containing protein encodes MITNMKAKIYTIGFTKKDAKTFFSLLSKNKIVRLIDIRLNNFSQLAGFTKKSDLQYFLKKICNIEYLHLSELAPTEDILRRYKRGAIGWVEYEQQFNALLQKRKPENSMGLDILMDSCLLCSEPTADKCHRRLVAEYFKKLYPNIEIIHI; translated from the coding sequence ATGATAACGAATATGAAGGCTAAAATATATACCATAGGTTTTACAAAAAAAGATGCTAAAACTTTCTTCTCACTTCTTAGCAAGAATAAAATAGTTAGGCTGATTGATATTAGATTGAATAATTTTTCACAACTTGCTGGATTTACAAAAAAGAGTGATTTGCAATATTTTTTAAAGAAGATATGTAACATTGAATACCTGCATTTAAGCGAATTAGCTCCTACAGAGGATATCTTAAGAAGGTATAAGAGAGGAGCTATTGGCTGGGTAGAATATGAACAACAATTTAATGCACTTTTGCAAAAAAGAAAACCTGAAAATAGCATGGGCTTGGATATACTCATGGATTCTTGTTTATTGTGCAGTGAACCAACAGCAGATAAATGTCATCGTAGACTTGTAGCAGAATATTTTAAAAAACTATATCCAAATATAGAAATAATACACATCTAA
- a CDS encoding type II toxin-antitoxin system HicA family toxin, giving the protein MTAKEIEKILKADGWYFVTAKGSHNQYKHTVKSGKVTVPNHKGDIPIGTVKAILKQAGLK; this is encoded by the coding sequence ATGACAGCAAAAGAAATAGAAAAAATACTAAAGGCGGATGGTTGGTATTTTGTAACAGCAAAAGGTTCTCATAATCAATATAAACATACTGTAAAATCCGGAAAAGTTACGGTCCCAAATCATAAAGGAGATATACCGATAGGAACCGTGAAAGCAATTCTAAAGCAGGCAGGATTGAAATAA
- a CDS encoding type II toxin-antitoxin system VapC family toxin, which produces MKILIDTNIILDLIQNREPHTYNASIIINSCVTKKIAGFISAHSLSDLFFILRKYKSVEERKSLILNLCMFFTVIQEGKDDFISICNNPNWKDLEDGLQMKCAEKEKLDFIISRDKENGFNDSPVKIITPEEFLKLYKT; this is translated from the coding sequence ATGAAAATATTAATTGATACAAATATTATCCTTGATTTAATACAGAATAGAGAACCTCATACATACAATGCCTCGATAATTATTAATTCTTGTGTAACAAAGAAAATTGCTGGTTTTATTTCAGCACATTCATTATCAGATTTATTTTTTATTTTAAGAAAGTATAAATCTGTTGAAGAACGAAAATCTTTGATATTAAATTTGTGTATGTTTTTTACGGTTATACAAGAAGGTAAAGATGATTTTATTTCAATATGTAACAACCCGAACTGGAAAGATTTAGAAGATGGTTTGCAAATGAAATGTGCAGAAAAAGAAAAATTAGATTTTATTATAAGTCGTGATAAAGAAAATGGCTTCAATGATTCTCCTGTAAAAATAATAACGCCTGAAGAATTTTTAAAATTATATAAGACCTAA